From Kaistella polysaccharea:
TTGTCAAAGAATTGAGGTCTCTTACCTTTTAAAAAAATTGGCATGTATTCATGGTCAACACGAAATCTTTTTGTCCACCAAGCACCTTCTGTTCCATGTTTCCTGTAAATTACTGTCTCAAAAAGCTTGAAACCGATGTTATCGCACCAGTCAATAATAGTTCTAAATGAAGTTAAGGATTTACCAAAATCTTTTGTTTGGTCTTGGATAACCATTACTGCTATACCTCCGTCTTTCAAAACTCTATAAATTTCAGTCCCAGTTAAGTGCAAGTCAAAAGAAAAACCGTTATAATCTCTTAAGCTATCATAGGGGGGGGAAGTCACTACTAAATCTACTGAATTATCAGGAATTTTTCTCATACCCTCAACACAATCCATAGAATAAACTTTATTTATTTCTAACTCTCCTAACTTCATTTTAATTTATTTGTTGCTATTAATAGTATGCAAATATAAGTGCATTTAACTTAATTATAAATTACCTAACCATTACATTTTGAGAATAATAGACATTAACGTTAAATATCAATATACTATGCCTATTAATGTAAAAAAAATAATTTAAATTAGTTCGATGTTTTATACTTTTTATAAGTTAGCAAATTAAAAATATTTTTTTTAGATAGTAATCATTATACCTAGATAATTTCAGTGATTGCTTATAATAGATAGAGATTTCAACAAAAACACCTAATATTAAAAAAGTAACAGACTTGTTTGCTAAGTTTTAAAAATATGAAATAAACAATTGGTTGTCTATTTGTAGATTTTAACTTAATGGTAATTAATAAGAAATGTGCTTTTTTATTTTTAAATATTATGCTCAGATTTTATTTGCCTCACAATTCTTTCAAATTGTTCGTCTGAAAGTTCATCTATAGTGCTACCTACAGAGCGCAAAGTTGGGACGACAAACTTTGCCATATCAAGGAGAAATTTAAATTTTTCTTTCGCTTCCAAATCGTCAAACGCTTGGTCGAGGTCTTCGATTCGGTTTCCGACAAATTCGGTGAAATAGTCTCGTATTTCTATAGTGGTTTTGTTCTTACTGCCCTTAGGTCTGCCTTTGCTCAATTTATTGCCTTTTTCAAACATACTATTTAGTTTAATGTTAGAACATTGTTAAATTAACATGGAAGGAATGCCCTTTCGATTTCGTCGATTGCTCTTTTAGAAAAAAAACCATTTAGTTTTTTGCCATCACATTTCAAATGGTCTTTTATCTTTATCGCAAAACTATTCTCATAACTATAAGTTCTGTACTCTGGGTGATTGGTCGGTTTTATCCAAATGTTTTTGCGCAATTCTGAAATTGTTTCTGGAGAAATCCCGCACAAAGTTTTTTCTATTTTCCTCGCTACTTCGTCGGTCGGTTTTTCTGAGGGTAGAATTCCGTAGAATATTTTTAAGAAATATTTGATGTTCAACCTTTCAACTGTTTTAACCTCATCAGAGGATAACGAGTGACTTTTAATTAGACCTACTTCCCATTTTAGAAACTCAACTTCTTTTAGCTCTTCCTGTGTAATTGGCTCGTAATCATAGCCGACCATTTTGCAGAACTCTCGACCTTCTTCTCGAAGTCTGAAAAGAAGTTGAAAACGCATTTTAGAGAATAGCATATCTAATTTCTTGTTGTATTGTTCTTGTTTTATCTTTTGTAGAATCTCAATTCGATTAGTAGTTGCTTTCATAATTATTGTTATCGATTTCTTTTTTTTTATCAACTTAAATAGGTATTAATAAGTTTTCAATTCTGGAAGTTTTACTGCTTATGTTTTAAGGAGTTCTTTTAATTATGTATCTAGCAAAAATGCGTTTTCCAAGTTTATCATTAACGAGTAGTTTTTACCTAAAACCTCATTTGTAGTTTCTATGAATGTTTTCTGTGTGGAATTTGCATCTTTCGTAAGTGAGGTAATTTTATCTATCATTTTACATTTGACTATGTGGTTATAATTATCCTTTAAATCTATATTTTTATAATATTTTTGCCGCTCATCTCTAAATTTATTTCTATTTTCATGACTTATAATCCCACTCCAAAATTCGCAGTTATTCACTGTGTCTTTAAGATTTATGTTTAGTATCAATACATTTTGCCATTCATTAATAAGGGACTGGAATAAGTAATTGTAAGTATGCAAATTTGTTAAATCAGTTACAGTAAAAATTCCAAGCATTTTTATGTTTTTACTTTGTTTGGTTTTAACTTCAAAGCGGAATATGTTTCTATCAATTCTGTATTGTGGGAATTCTACAAATTGTAATCCTTTCGCATAAGCCTTAATTTCTTTATATTTTGTTGATTTTGATATTTTAAAATATTCGATTGCATGATGAGGAACTATGAATGGTGTTTTTTTTATATAGAGGATACCGCTTATTAAGTTTTCTATTTGTAAGCCAGTATTTAAGTTTAAGCCATATTCTAAATTAACTATCTTAAAGTCCCTAAATTCAGTTACTCTAATACCAATTTTAATGAATGTTTCTGTGATGACTTTGATACATTGTACAGGCGAAAAATCATTACCATTATGTAAATTATTATTAAATAGATAGTGAGGACTAAAACATATTTCTACATTTCTAAATCCGATATGAATTCCATTCTTATGAATCTTACGAAATTCCAAACGGAATCGTCCAGAACCAGTAGAATAACTGTTGTAATTATTATTTTGAGGTCGATGTTTTTGTAGATTGTTTTCAGCATAGTAAAGCAGCCTATTAATGTAGGTCTGGTTTTCTGTTAATGCTTTTATGAAATCAATCATTTATTCTATCTTTGTTTTTAGATAATTTAGTATTGTATTCTCTTCGTCATATTTACCTCTAATTCCTCTTTATTTCTCTACTATGAATGACCAAATGAAAATTGCCTTATTTGAATTTAATAGAGATGTGAAGGATTTGACTGGAAAGGATTTGGACAAATACGTCGTTACCGTTGCCCGACATAATCCCGACCTTCTTTCTTACATCGTGAAGCATCACAAGCAATTCCGTAAATCTATTATTAAGAATATTGCACAGTTAAGATTTGGTTTTTAATCCAATCCTTTTTGAGGTACTGTAGTTAGATTTTTAAAAATTGAATCTTAACTGGAATGCATTTATTTGAGGTTTGCACGTCTCTCGTTTCGACCATAAAAATTCTAAAAACTCGCACTTTTTTTAGCTCAATTTCTTTGATGATTTGTCTTCTTTTGGGTATTCTTAAACTTTACTAAACTCTTACTTTTTAGTTATGCTTTTGGTGATAACCTCTAAAATTTCTGAACGCTTTAGCATTACTTTGTTACCAATTTTATATGTCTTAAGTTTTCCTTGTTTCGCCCACGCCCAAATTGTGACGTCTGTGACAGACAATAATTCACAAGCTTCTCTTCTTGTTAATAACTCTTCTGGTTCTTTTGGTTTTGATTGCTGAATTATAAATTTTAATTCTCGGACTTCCTTGATTAAACCGTTAATAGCGGCTGGTAGATTTTCAAAAGTGATTGGTTGCATAGCTTAATTTGTTAATATTAATCTGCAAATATTAGTTTCTAACTGCCCCCTATAAGAGCCAAAAATGCCCCAATTAAGGGGCAAGAAAATAAAGAGTTGTTGTTTTTCAAATTATTTTAAAGTCATTTTTATCGTTTCGTATGTTCTTTGTCGCTTTTTAGTAATAGATTTTGCTTCTGACTGTATTCTACCAAATACTAATTTTGAATCCCAATTTGGAAGCCAATCACTAAATGTGGATGCGGTCGTTCCATCTCTCAGAAGTGAGTCTTTCTTTAATGCCCAATAGATAAAATCAAAGTCTACTTTTTTAATATTGTCTTTGTTTATTTCATACCAATTTGAAAAAATATTTTGACCTTTTTTGCTATCAAAAATATGGGAGTTGAATGTTTGTTCTTTCTTTTGATTTGATAAGTGCTTTATAAAACGATTAAGTACTATATATAGAGAATCCAACTTTATAATTCCAACCGTAACTTTTGCTTCATCAAAAAGTGTATTTAATTTTCCTATTAAGACAGGTGCGTACTCTTCTACGCTTACAGAAAACTTATTGGCTTCTCGTTTCAAAATTTGGTCAAAGTCTTCTCTCGTTTCAGCGTTTCTTTTTCGAGGAATAAATTCTTCTTTAGTATCAGTAACTTCATCATTTATTTCAGTCGATTTACCATCGCAATCGAACCAAAGAATCACTTTTTCAGGTTCGTCCTGCACAGATAGTAAATCCCATAGAGTGTAATAATTTATAAGATTTTTGTCGCTATTTTTCATATGTGATTATTTTTAGATAAGGTTAATATTCTCCAGTCTTATATCGCTTTCTGGAAAATAATGCACTCTTCTTTTCTTATCCCTTCTTTTCGTAACCGCTTAACATTTATTTGTAAATAATTTTCAATCAAATTACCAAGCCACGCATTAATATCTTCCTTGGTCGGGACAGTTTCATTTGACATTACTATTGTGTAATAAGACCTTTCGTGATTCCAAAAGAATTGTAGTGTCTTGTTGAAATGTTTTAGAACTTCATTTTTCCCTCTATAATATTTTGAAAATATTTGAATGGTTTCGTCATACTTTTGGTATTATTAGTTAGTTTGCTATTTGTAATGGTGCTATTAAATTGTCTCCAGACAGATTATGATTAAAATAGTCATTCATTAGTGCAGCATTTTCTTCTGTGGAAATTTTAATGTATTCAATAAATTGAGTTTCAGATGAATGTCCTGACAAACTCATTAGTATTGATAGTGGAAGTTTTTTAGACTTATAAAGATTAGTGCAGAATGACCTGCGACAAGTATGACTTGATACTACTTCATATTTTGGATAAATGCCTTTGACTTTCCGAAATATATTATTTCCTTTTTCATCTTTTAATATATTTCCATTTTTATCTGACAACTTAACCATTTTTGATGCCGTAACTTTATTAGTAATCTGTGCAAGTTCAACTACTTCTTTTACATATTCATTGAATTTCTGGTCACTAATTTCGGGTGGGAACTCACCGTCTCTTTTGTCCAAAACAGCTTTTAACTGAGGATGAATACCTATAGAAACTTTTTTTTTAGTTTTCTGTGTTTCGATTGTGATTACTCCCTTTTTTATGTTTTCTGTATCCAATCGCTTGAAGTCACTTATCCTCAATCCCGTCCAAAGTCCTATAATAAATCTATCTCGAACATTATCCAAACGTAAATTATTAGATAAATCTAAATTGAAGATTTTATTAATTTCATCCTCATTTAGATAAATATCTGAAGTGCTTTCTGAAACTCCCACAAATTTGTTTTTCTTTTCAAAATCTAAACATATTGGCAAATCTTCGTCTTTAATTAATCCAAAGAACGTTTTAAGAATTGTCACTGCTTTGCCAGTGGTATTATCGTTGAGATTTTCACAGTTCCTACACCAATGAATAAAATCTTTGTAGAAATCGTTATGAGTTAATTCTTCAAATCTGTAATGTTTTTTTTGATATGATTCAAACTTTTTGAGTTTCGCCAAATTACTCTTGTAACTTTTAATTGTTTGTTGAGAAAGAGGTTTACCAGTTTTAGAATTGATGAGGTTCTTTTTTTCAGATAAATATGCTTGAATCCATTCCGTAAGATAATATTTGGAAGAAGTAGATTCGGTAAAGTCGACACGATTAGAATATGCCTTTATCTGCTCCCTCAACCAGTTTTTATCAAGGGTTAGTGATTTGGGGAAATCATCGTTATAACGTGCAGTAAGGTATGTTCTCAAGTCGGCAAGAAAGCTATTTGTTTGCTCTCTACTATCGTTTATTGTTTGGGTAACATTGTCACCGTTATTTTGAATTATAGTTTTATCTCTAATTTCTTCCTTGTTGGGATTCCAAAGTTTTTTTAAAGTCTGTTTTTCAGTCCAAGCTACCTTGTCAAATCTGCGTCCATCCCGCAGTCTAACAAATATTTTTTTTAAGTCGTTTTCAGTATCGTAAAGAAAGAATTTAATTTTCATTTTCGTCGTATATAATACAAATATAATAAAAAACTCCCACCAAACTCCCACATTTTTTTAATACTGTTTAATATTGCTTAATTATATTAATTACTATTTTGCTTAATTATTATGATAATAACGGCTTTCGCATTAAGATACATTAATAATTATTAGTTGGGTTCGACTTCTGGAGAGACCACAATTAATAAGAATAATATTTCTTAGAGAAACTTAAAAACCCCTTTATTAGGGGTTTTTTGTGTTCTATTCTGATTTATCAGAACTTCTTCAGACTTTTTTTCATCCAAAATTTACCCCTTCTATTTACCCTTCATATTTTCAGGGGAAATTTACATTTTCTTTCTTATTAATTACTGAATACATTTAAAGTGATTATTGACTTCTACTTATTTGAGTCGTTGATTATATGTGAGATTTAATCTAAATTTACAGAAACAAGCAATAATCAATGTCTTTATTTCAGAAAACTGTAATTAATAAATATCTTAATCAGCAAGATAAGAATCTGCTGACTGAAAAGTGGGAAGCTTACAAGTCTCATTTTCACAATCCGATTATTAAGGAAAACATTAGAACTTCTAAAGAAGAACAATATCAAGGTGAGTTTTTGATTGACTTATTTGTGAATGTTTTGGGATATACAAAGAATCCAACACCTGATTATAATCTTGATACTGAACTCAAGAATATTAAAGACAGCAAGAAAGCCGATGGTGGTATTATCATCGACGGAAAAATTATTGGTGTTATCGAACTAAAAGGAACAAATACCACCGACTTATCTAAAGTAGAAGTTCAAGCTTTTGGTTACAAGAACAATCAACCTGATTGTGTTTATATTATTACTTCAAATTTTGAAAAATTAAGATTTTATATTGATAACGCAGTAGAGAATGTGGAGTTTAATCTCTTTCAACTTTCAGAAACTGATTTTCAACTGCTTTACCTTTGCTTAGCTTTTGATAATATTAAAAATGGTATTCCAAAAAGACCTGAAAGATGAATCAGTAAGTCAAGAGGATATTATTACGAAAAAACTTTACAAAGACTATTCGCTTTTCAAAAGAGAGCTTTTTCAGAACCTCACTGAAATTAATCCTGAGTATGAAGCTTTGGAACTTTTCAAAAAATCTCAAAAACTTTTAGATAGATTTCTTTTCTTACTTTTTGCAGAAGATAGATTCCTGTTACCGCCAAATTCTGTAAAATTAATTTTAAATGATTGGGATGATTTACAAGACCGTGACGAAGAGATACCATTATACAACCGTTTTAAGAAGTATTTTAATTATTTGAATACTGGCTTCAAAGGAAAAAGATATGATGTTTTTGCCTACAATGGAGGTTTGTTTAAACCTGATGAAATTTTAGATAATATAAAAATTGATTGTCAATTACTATATAAACATACTTCTAAATTAGCAGAGTATGATTTTGCAAGTGAGGTTGATGTTAATATATTGGGGCATATTTTTGAAAATTCATTAAATGATTTAGATGAAATTAAAGCTCAATTGGAAGGGCAGGAAATTGATAAATCAAAAACTAAGCGAAAGAAAGATGGTGTTTACTACACACCCAAATATATTACAAAGTACATTGTAGATAATACAGTTGGGAAGCTATGCAATGAGAAGAAAGCAGAGTTTGGAATTATTGAAGATGATTACTTCACCGACAAAAAAAGACAGCAAAAAACCAAACAAAATCTTCTCGATAAATTAAATAATTACAGGAATTGGCTATTAGAAATTACCGTATTAGACCCTGCTTGTGGAAGTGGTGCTTTTTTAAACGAAGCTTTAAACTTTTTGATTTTAGAACATAATTATGTGAATGAATTAGAAACCAAAATTGCGGGTGGAAGTATCGTATATTCTTATGATGAAGTTAGTATTTTGGAAAATAATATTTACGGAGTAGATTTGAATGAAGAAAGTGTCGAAATAGCGAAACTTTCTTTGTGGTTACGAACCGCAAAAAAAGACCGAAAACTTAACGATTTAAATGATAAGATAAAATGTGGTAATTCTTTAATTGACGACGCTAAAATCGCGGGAGAGAAAGCATTCGATTGGGAACAAGAATTTCCCCAAATATTTGAAAAAGGAGGTTTTGATGTGGTTGTTGGAAATCCACCTTATGTGAAATTAGAAAGTATAAAAGATGTTTCAGAACAACTTGCAAAACTTAATTACCAAACATTTGCCAAGCGAGGTGATTTGTACGTCTTATTTGTTGAAAAAGCTTTCAATATTGTAAAAGATAAGGGTTTTGTTTCTTTTATTATGCCTAATAAATGGTTACAAGCAGAATATGGGGAGCCTTTGAGAGTGTTTTTTTTAAAACAAAGGTTAACCACATTAATAGATTTTGGAGACTTACAGATATTTCAAGGTGCAACGACTTACCCCTGTATTTTTATAGCTGAAAAAAATACACCAACACAAGAAATTAGTGTTTCGGTTTTAAGTAGAAATGAAGGTGACTTTTATAAAAATATAGAATCTAACAAACAACATTTTTCCCATGGTTCATTTACTGAATCCACCTGGGTAATTAGTTCAAAAAAAGATAAAGCTTTATTAGTAAAGATTCAAAAAGAAAATGTCAGTTTAAAAGAAAGAATTAAGGGTGATGCTTTCCGTGGGGTTCTGACAGGATATTCCGAAGCATTTTTTATTGATATTGAAAAGAGGAATCAAATAGTTAATCAGAATGAGAAATCAAAAGAAATTCTTTTCCCATTCTTACAAGGTAGAGATATTGACAGATATAATTATCCTACGAATTCCAATTATCTCATTGGAACATTTCCCTCTTTCAAAATCGACATTGAAAATTATCCTGCAATAAAAAATCATTTATTATCATTCGGCTACGAACGATTAAACCAAAGCGGAGAGAAAGGTGGGAGGAAAAAAACTTCTAACAAATGGTTTGAAACTCAAGATGCTATTAATTATTGGAAAGAATTTAAGAAGCCTAAAATCATGTATCAGAAATTCATGGTTAAACCTTGTTTTGTTTTTGATGAAGATGGATTTTATTGTAATGATTCAATGTGGATTATTCCAACAGAAGATAAAGGATTATTAACGATATTAAATTCAAAAATGGGATGGTGGCTAATTTCAAAATTCTGCACTCAAATTCAGAACGGTTATCAATTGATTTGGAATTATTTTGGACAGATTCCTGTTCCAAATACTACCAAAGAACTTGGAGAAAAGGCGAATATAATGCTTAGTCTTAATAAAGATTTAGGGGAAATTTCACAAAAGTTTCAGCGGACACTGCAAAGAAAATTTGATTTAGAAAAACTGTCTAAAAAATTAGAGAAATGGTTTGAACTCTCTTTTCAGGAATTCATTAAAGAACTTCAAAAAACAAAATAAAACTTTCACTTTCAGAAGAAGCAGAATGGGAAGATTATTTTAATCAGGAAAAGGAAAAAGCGACAGAAATAGATTCAAAAATAAACCAAACAGATAAAGAAATTGATATGATGGTTTATGAACTTTATGGATTAAGTGATGAGGAGATTGATATTGTAGAGAAAAATTAATATGTCAAAAAAAAGAAATTTAATTAAAGAAATTGATGAGGCGAAGTTCGAAATAATTATGCAGTATAAAGCATCAATTGAATCGGGAAAAATAAAAAGTCAAGACGATTTTGAAAAATCAATATATTTATTAGCAAGTGGAGGGTTGGTTATTTCTCTTCTTGCACTAGATAAAATATTGGATAAAATAGAAATAATTGAGTTTAAATTTTTTTTCATATTTGGATTATTTTGTTTTGTAATTACACTTTTATCCAATCTAATCAGCCATAACAAATCAATCAAAGAATCAGAGAAATTAATTAATAAAATAAATGAAAATCCTGAGTGTATATTTGAAGATGAATTCACAAAAACACTTAACAATGGCAATGCCAAAATAGAATTTCTTAATAAAACTTCCATTGCTGCTACAGTATTAGGAGCGAGTAGTGTTTTAATTTTTCTCACTATAAATTTTATAAATATGAGCGATAAAAATCCGCACCCGAAACCTACACAAACTAAAAAAGAATCTCCAACTATAATAGAAAAAGGGAGAACAATAGTTAGTCCCCCAAAAGTAGTAAAACCCAAAAATGATTAAGATGAAAAAAAAACCAGCAGTAAATCCAAAAATGGAACCTAAAATCTCTAGAGAACAAAATGGACGAACTGCTTCACCACCACCAACACTAGTAATTAAACCAAAAAAAAGCAAATAATTGTCGCAATTATAATAATAGTTTATGAACTTACTTATTTAAGTAATTGAGATACCGATATATTAAAGATAGAGTTCTGTAGGCGTGCTTTAAAAGCTCGGTCTACCTCTTAAAGAAGGGTTACCAATAATAATATTAAATCGGTTTTTAGGGATGAAGGGAGGTGTATTATTAAAATTAATAAGTCGAAAAATATGAAATTAAAATTATTGATTGTCTTTCTTTCAATGTCAATGGTGGGTTGTAAGAAAGAACCCAAAACTATTTTTCCGAATGTTGTCAAAATTATTGAAGTACAAACGATTCCTAATGTGAAAAGTGGTTTCGATGTGGTAATAAATAAAAGATTAAATCCGATAGAGTTAGAAAGCTTAGGAAGAGATTTGTTTCATGAGTATGATGGGAAAAAATATCAAAACTTTTTTGTCAATTATTATCTTGAAAGAATGATAATAGGCAATGGAAGTTATGCTTCAACACATTTTACACCTAATTTAGAAGTGGAAATTACAGGTTTAACTGATGAGGAGATAAATCGTATCGTGGAGAAATTTCATGCTAAAAAACCATTTTACGTCGATGATGGTTGGAAATGCCTTACCAAAATAAAAACTGAAGAAGGAAAATTAACACTTCAAAGAGCATTTGTTGACCCAACAACTGATGATATGACTTTAGATAAGTGGTCTTTGAAAAAAGTTATAAATGGAAGCGATACCCTATATCAAAAAATCAAAAGTGAAACAGGAGAATATTATAGATACAACAGTGATGGTGATTTGGAGTGGTATGATAATCAGGGGTTAGTTGATAAATTGTTGAAAGGATAACCATACGAAACTATTACATTAAAATTTTTTTTGTACTCCAAAATATCTAAAACCCTTTCTATGTTTATTTATATTTACAGAAAGAAGCCGATCTAAGCTTTCGAATATTTGTATAAATTTTCTTCGGCGATATGCTGCGTATATCAAAGCACTAATCGGCAGGAAAATTGTTTCCTTCAGAATCTCATTATCAATCTTAGAATTCAAATTAATAGATGAAACACCAACATACCTATGATGCGCAGGGCAAACAAATCTGTTGCACCGAAGAAGAGAAAATTTACCAAAAAGCCGGCGCCGAGGAATTACTGAAAGAAAAAGCACCTCACGATCATGACGAACATCGTGTTGAAGAGCACGGCGATCATGATGGCCACAATCATGGAACATTCGAAGGCAGCCCTTGGAAGATGTTTCTTCCCAGTATAATTTCTCTTCTTTTACTGCTTATCGCACTCTATTTCGACCATTTTTTAAAGCCCGACTGGTTTACAGGTTGGGTAAGAATCGCGTGGTACGTCGTAGCGTACCTTCCCGTAGGATTACCGGTCTTAAAAGAAGCTTGGGGCAGTATTTTGCAGGGTGCTTTTTTTTCAGAGTTTTTCTTAATGGGACTTGCGACTGTTGGAGCCTTTGCGATTGGCGAATATCCGGAAGGGGTTGCGGTGATGTTATTTTATTCTGTAGGAGAAGTTTTTCAAACCTTGGCGGTGTCCCGAGCACAGGCAAATATCAAAAGTTTACTTGATCAGAGACCCGATGAAGTCACGGTTTTACGTGGAAATAAGCCCGAAATTATCAAAGCAGAGAAAGTTCAAATCGACCAAATTATACAGCTTAAACCTGGGGAGAAATTAGGATTAGATGGGAAATTGCTTTCGGATAAAGCTTCCTTTAACACCGCTGCTCTAACAGGTGAAAGTAAACCAGATACCAAATTAAAAGGCGAAACGGTTTTGGCAGGAATGATCAATTTAAACACTGTAGCGCAAGTGCAAGTAACTACCGCATATACCGACAGTAAGCTGAGTAAAATCCTCGAAATGGTACAGAATGCTACCACTCAAAAAGCGCCAACCGAATTATTCATCAGAAAATTTGCAAAAATATACACGCCAATTGTAGTTTTTCTGGCGATCGCGATTACTTTTCTTCCTTACTTTTTTGTCGCTGATTATGATTTTTCAAACTGGCTGTACCGAGCTCTGATATTTCTCGTAATTTCCTGTCCGTGCGCTTTAGTAATCAGTATTCCGCTCGGATATTTTGGTGGAATTGGTGCCGCGAGTAAGAACGGAATTTTGTTTAAAGGCAGTAACTTTTTAGATGTCATTGCAAACATTAAAAATGTGGTGATGGATAAAACCGGAACCATGACCGAAGGTGTTTTTAAAGTGCAGGAAGTACTCTTTGACAAAGCGTTTAACCAAGCCGAAATATTAGAAATGGTGAATGCCGTCGAAAGTAAAAGCACGCATCCAGTCGCTACGGCAATTCACGAATTTGTAGGCGAAGTGAACACGGACCTGAAAATTGATGAGGTCGAGGAAATTGCAGGTCATGGCTTGAAAGCATCAATAAAGGGTAAAGAATTGCTGGTTGGGAATTTTAAACTGATGGATAAATTCGGAATTGAGTACGATACCGACATCAGTAAAATT
This genomic window contains:
- a CDS encoding heavy metal translocating P-type ATPase; amino-acid sequence: MKHQHTYDAQGKQICCTEEEKIYQKAGAEELLKEKAPHDHDEHRVEEHGDHDGHNHGTFEGSPWKMFLPSIISLLLLLIALYFDHFLKPDWFTGWVRIAWYVVAYLPVGLPVLKEAWGSILQGAFFSEFFLMGLATVGAFAIGEYPEGVAVMLFYSVGEVFQTLAVSRAQANIKSLLDQRPDEVTVLRGNKPEIIKAEKVQIDQIIQLKPGEKLGLDGKLLSDKASFNTAALTGESKPDTKLKGETVLAGMINLNTVAQVQVTTAYTDSKLSKILEMVQNATTQKAPTELFIRKFAKIYTPIVVFLAIAITFLPYFFVADYDFSNWLYRALIFLVISCPCALVISIPLGYFGGIGAASKNGILFKGSNFLDVIANIKNVVMDKTGTMTEGVFKVQEVLFDKAFNQAEILEMVNAVESKSTHPVATAIHEFVGEVNTDLKIDEVEEIAGHGLKASIKGKELLVGNFKLMDKFGIEYDTDISKIVYTLIAIAYDQKFVGYLTVADSIKEDAKLTIEKLKSLGVKPTMLSGDKNSVVQFVAKELGIENAFGDLLPEDKVKKLQEIKASNQSVAFVGDGVNDAPVVALSDVGIAMGGLGSDATVETADVVIQDDMPSKIPMAINIGKQTRKIVWQNIFLAFAVKAVVLVLGAGGLATMWEAVFADVGVALLAILNAVRIQRMKF
- a CDS encoding site-specific integrase; the protein is MKIKFFLYDTENDLKKIFVRLRDGRRFDKVAWTEKQTLKKLWNPNKEEIRDKTIIQNNGDNVTQTINDSREQTNSFLADLRTYLTARYNDDFPKSLTLDKNWLREQIKAYSNRVDFTESTSSKYYLTEWIQAYLSEKKNLINSKTGKPLSQQTIKSYKSNLAKLKKFESYQKKHYRFEELTHNDFYKDFIHWCRNCENLNDNTTGKAVTILKTFFGLIKDEDLPICLDFEKKNKFVGVSESTSDIYLNEDEINKIFNLDLSNNLRLDNVRDRFIIGLWTGLRISDFKRLDTENIKKGVITIETQKTKKKVSIGIHPQLKAVLDKRDGEFPPEISDQKFNEYVKEVVELAQITNKVTASKMVKLSDKNGNILKDEKGNNIFRKVKGIYPKYEVVSSHTCRRSFCTNLYKSKKLPLSILMSLSGHSSETQFIEYIKISTEENAALMNDYFNHNLSGDNLIAPLQIAN
- a CDS encoding Eco57I restriction-modification methylase domain-containing protein, whose product is MVFQKDLKDESVSQEDIITKKLYKDYSLFKRELFQNLTEINPEYEALELFKKSQKLLDRFLFLLFAEDRFLLPPNSVKLILNDWDDLQDRDEEIPLYNRFKKYFNYLNTGFKGKRYDVFAYNGGLFKPDEILDNIKIDCQLLYKHTSKLAEYDFASEVDVNILGHIFENSLNDLDEIKAQLEGQEIDKSKTKRKKDGVYYTPKYITKYIVDNTVGKLCNEKKAEFGIIEDDYFTDKKRQQKTKQNLLDKLNNYRNWLLEITVLDPACGSGAFLNEALNFLILEHNYVNELETKIAGGSIVYSYDEVSILENNIYGVDLNEESVEIAKLSLWLRTAKKDRKLNDLNDKIKCGNSLIDDAKIAGEKAFDWEQEFPQIFEKGGFDVVVGNPPYVKLESIKDVSEQLAKLNYQTFAKRGDLYVLFVEKAFNIVKDKGFVSFIMPNKWLQAEYGEPLRVFFLKQRLTTLIDFGDLQIFQGATTYPCIFIAEKNTPTQEISVSVLSRNEGDFYKNIESNKQHFSHGSFTESTWVISSKKDKALLVKIQKENVSLKERIKGDAFRGVLTGYSEAFFIDIEKRNQIVNQNEKSKEILFPFLQGRDIDRYNYPTNSNYLIGTFPSFKIDIENYPAIKNHLLSFGYERLNQSGEKGGRKKTSNKWFETQDAINYWKEFKKPKIMYQKFMVKPCFVFDEDGFYCNDSMWIIPTEDKGLLTILNSKMGWWLISKFCTQIQNGYQLIWNYFGQIPVPNTTKELGEKANIMLSLNKDLGEISQKFQRTLQRKFDLEKLSKKLEKWFELSFQEFIKELQKTK
- a CDS encoding helix-turn-helix domain-containing protein translates to MQPITFENLPAAINGLIKEVRELKFIIQQSKPKEPEELLTRREACELLSVTDVTIWAWAKQGKLKTYKIGNKVMLKRSEILEVITKSITKK
- a CDS encoding DNA-methyltransferase, whose product is MKLGELEINKVYSMDCVEGMRKIPDNSVDLVVTSPPYDSLRDYNGFSFDLHLTGTEIYRVLKDGGIAVMVIQDQTKDFGKSLTSFRTIIDWCDNIGFKLFETVIYRKHGTEGAWWTKRFRVDHEYMPIFLKGKRPQFFDKEPIKIPSKHGGKILTGSGNRKTNGETTSLVTRPINLTKCPGTVWDYLMAGDKNPLKRKHPAVFPDKIPLDFIQVFCPLGGIVLDPFMGSGSTAVAALKTQRNFIGFDISEEYVKISTDRINIEKSQPKLDF